Proteins from a single region of Candidatus Woesearchaeota archaeon:
- a CDS encoding ATP-grasp domain-containing protein, which produces METTIYPQMLGFDIVKERSTGRKVILEINGQMSGYSGIPDPGQRTIMSGEMLMVLADYFPNSRVLANLDILQAVSGPIRPVMFEKTARNLGLEIDNIVLDDEFHKSPQDFESDWGINLRDYGCLLGFGSFFSRDVGVPMINHPYVEKMTGDKLLLSQVLAEVGGVVIPKTIYRRRDLAALRDEFATLVLKPRHGAQGEGVEIVSSQGSLERLSTFLSRSSHIVQGFVESEPVLDPSTGQSHYARARVIWFGKYIGGYWGLSSNPVTPVPTQDAVVNYCRTQKSVPFTSYEEQDFKDFVEDVAPKIVAYAQVHVPRLVRERRNTKMAY; this is translated from the coding sequence ATGGAGACGACTATTTATCCCCAGATGTTAGGGTTTGATATCGTGAAAGAAAGAAGCACTGGCAGGAAGGTCATACTTGAGATCAATGGTCAAATGTCAGGCTATAGTGGTATTCCTGATCCTGGTCAACGAACAATAATGTCAGGGGAAATGTTGATGGTGTTGGCGGATTATTTCCCTAATTCTCGTGTGCTTGCAAACTTGGATATACTTCAAGCAGTTTCTGGTCCTATTCGACCCGTTATGTTTGAAAAGACTGCGCGTAATTTGGGTCTTGAGATAGATAACATTGTACTAGATGATGAATTCCATAAAAGTCCCCAAGATTTTGAGAGCGATTGGGGTATTAATTTACGTGATTATGGATGTTTGTTGGGATTCGGATCATTCTTTTCACGAGATGTTGGCGTACCGATGATAAATCATCCCTACGTAGAGAAAATGACCGGAGATAAACTTCTTCTTTCACAAGTTCTTGCTGAAGTGGGGGGGGTTGTGATTCCAAAGACAATTTATCGTCGACGTGATCTTGCTGCTCTGCGTGATGAGTTTGCAACTCTTGTACTTAAACCACGCCATGGGGCACAAGGAGAGGGAGTGGAGATCGTTTCTTCTCAAGGGTCACTTGAAAGACTTTCAACATTTCTTTCCCGTTCATCACATATCGTTCAAGGCTTTGTTGAGTCTGAGCCTGTTCTTGATCCGTCTACGGGTCAATCTCATTATGCCCGTGCTCGAGTTATTTGGTTTGGTAAATACATTGGTGGGTATTGGGGATTATCATCAAATCCGGTCACACCGGTTCCAACGCAAGATGCAGTGGTGAATTATTGTCGGACACAAAAGTCAGTTCCGTTTACCTCTTACGAAGAACAAGATTTCAAAGATTTTGTGGAAGATGTAGCACCAAAAATAGTTGCGTATGCACAGGTTCATGTTCCTCGTTTAGTCCGAGAACGTCGAAATACAAAGATGGCTTATTGA
- a CDS encoding glutathione S-transferase family protein: MITIYGIQSPAVARLRSALQHKSLPFEHVSVNLRQRSEEFKNLTPAETIPVMQDGDTVIGDSLAAIAYLDDKYPQTYKMLGKTPKDKGRILTAIWAIERISSPLAPLYLEKMADGLRAAGVSHRAIIYDQQQKEDVKKDTLYRLERLWKFKGEQQYFISHFSAADASMLALLKTVQNYSYPLGHWQEWYNTLMKEHKIAQMFAPDTEKGVREI; this comes from the coding sequence ATGATAACCATATACGGAATTCAATCCCCTGCTGTCGCACGATTACGCAGTGCACTTCAACACAAGAGTTTACCCTTTGAACATGTGAGTGTCAATCTACGTCAGCGTTCAGAAGAATTCAAAAACTTAACACCGGCAGAAACCATCCCTGTCATGCAAGATGGAGATACAGTTATTGGTGATAGTTTAGCAGCGATTGCATACTTGGATGATAAATATCCTCAAACCTACAAAATGTTAGGAAAAACACCAAAAGACAAAGGCCGTATTCTTACAGCTATTTGGGCAATTGAACGCATCAGCAGTCCGCTCGCTCCACTCTACCTTGAAAAAATGGCTGATGGACTACGAGCAGCAGGTGTATCACATCGTGCCATCATCTATGACCAACAACAAAAAGAGGATGTGAAAAAAGATACACTCTACCGTCTTGAACGACTCTGGAAATTCAAAGGTGAACAGCAATATTTCATCTCACACTTCTCTGCCGCTGACGCGAGTATGCTTGCATTGCTTAAAACAGTACAGAACTACAGCTATCCTCTCGGACACTGGCAAGAATGGTACAATACACTAATGAAAGAGCATAAAATCGCGCAAATGTTTGCGCCCGATACCGAGAAAGGTGTGAGAGAGATTTAA
- a CDS encoding glycosyltransferase family 4 protein — translation MHVIHHTPFDFPLDRHFLGESIIIGSLCSDPKTNTYVVSAGSNQSPLIAGLPPNYALPELLAQRQFSSGLARIAYRGCDSDYFDFIRARIKEAESPIILNYHFLRGDMDVTAKVKKEFRNDVVTVMHLHCMPDLYQADKYNQSSDKRTLNQLIKVGRVDGFIAVSNAVRTGFMYGSDIPQEKIVTVTNGVDEQLYQVYADSVRKEVRTRIGIKGEVILGYAGRMNENKGVSTFLEVLRGCERLGLEYGFVFAASNGAERQKFFRTVSEIAPGLIQRDQIKIVLDVSKLVNGSSGLDDAVVEHFRGQFIEEGISNSKIWGGLITRPVQGILDAYVHPAYSEAISLSILESLAQGVPVIGSNTGGIPDVVSDNMGTLVNINRPQERELEDKKARVYSSNAVKVMEAIDQLRERLFQRAILTASDMHHQVISRGHTKKRMLDKTLDLYVRLISRFV, via the coding sequence ATGCACGTAATTCATCATACACCATTTGACTTTCCGTTGGATAGGCACTTTTTAGGTGAATCTATTATCATCGGTAGTCTATGTTCTGACCCCAAAACTAATACTTATGTGGTGTCTGCTGGTTCAAATCAATCTCCTCTTATTGCAGGATTACCTCCTAATTATGCATTGCCTGAACTTTTAGCACAACGTCAGTTTAGCTCCGGATTGGCAAGGATAGCTTACCGCGGTTGTGATTCTGATTATTTCGATTTCATTCGGGCTAGAATAAAAGAAGCAGAGAGTCCAATTATCTTAAATTACCACTTTTTACGTGGTGATATGGATGTTACAGCGAAAGTAAAAAAAGAGTTTAGAAATGATGTGGTTACAGTAATGCATTTGCATTGTATGCCAGATCTTTATCAAGCCGATAAATATAATCAGTCAAGTGATAAAAGAACATTGAATCAACTAATTAAAGTGGGGCGTGTTGATGGTTTTATCGCTGTTAGTAATGCTGTTCGAACAGGATTCATGTATGGCTCTGACATTCCGCAGGAAAAGATCGTGACAGTTACAAACGGTGTTGATGAACAGTTATATCAAGTTTATGCAGATAGTGTTAGAAAAGAAGTAAGAACAAGAATTGGCATAAAAGGCGAAGTAATATTGGGCTATGCTGGACGTATGAATGAAAATAAAGGTGTTTCAACCTTTTTAGAAGTATTACGTGGTTGTGAAAGATTAGGGTTAGAGTACGGTTTCGTTTTTGCAGCTTCAAATGGTGCAGAACGTCAAAAGTTTTTCAGAACCGTCTCAGAAATAGCTCCTGGGTTAATTCAAAGAGATCAAATTAAAATAGTTCTTGATGTTTCTAAATTAGTCAATGGAAGTTCAGGTTTGGATGACGCAGTTGTTGAACATTTTAGAGGTCAATTTATCGAAGAGGGTATATCTAACTCAAAAATTTGGGGCGGGTTAATTACACGTCCAGTTCAAGGAATTCTTGACGCTTATGTTCATCCAGCATATAGTGAAGCAATTAGCTTATCAATATTAGAAAGTCTTGCACAGGGCGTCCCAGTAATTGGTTCAAATACGGGTGGTATTCCTGATGTTGTTTCTGACAACATGGGTACATTGGTTAATATTAATCGTCCACAAGAGAGGGAATTAGAAGATAAAAAAGCGAGAGTTTATTCAAGCAATGCTGTAAAAGTTATGGAAGCTATAGATCAACTTCGAGAACGATTATTTCAGCGTGCCATATTAACCGCAAGTGATATGCACCACCAAGTGATTTCAAGAGGTCATACCAAAAAAAGAATGCTTGATAAAACATTAGATCTCTATGTAAGGCTTATTTCTAGGTTTGTTTAA
- a CDS encoding 30S ribosomal protein S10: MAQRARIKLASIEIEKINKVCADIKDIASKTGVDLRGPIPLPTKKLKVTTRKSPSGEGKATWERYEMRIHKRLIDLGADERTLRLVMRVPIPEGLNIEIEMVEV, translated from the coding sequence ATGGCACAACGCGCTCGCATCAAATTAGCAAGTATTGAAATCGAAAAGATTAACAAAGTCTGTGCTGATATCAAAGATATCGCTTCTAAGACTGGTGTTGACCTTCGTGGTCCAATTCCATTACCAACTAAAAAACTTAAAGTAACTACACGTAAATCTCCTTCTGGTGAGGGTAAAGCTACTTGGGAACGCTATGAAATGCGTATCCATAAACGCCTTATTGATCTTGGTGCAGATGAGAGAACATTACGTTTAGTGATGAGAGTTCCTATTCCTGAAGGTCTTAATATTGAGATCGAAATGGTAGAAGTTTAA